A genomic stretch from Planctomycetota bacterium includes:
- a CDS encoding DUF1501 domain-containing protein — protein sequence MDAQRNPDGLCGMGGKPISRREAMRLGFFGAAGLVLADRVGRYARAAPLTPPAKAKAVIQIWMWGGPPHLDTFDPKPDAGNDYCGPLNHPIPTNVDGIQIGELLPLLAKQADKYSIIRSMTHGVNAHETASYIVQTGRTPGGRDVYPSVGAVVSLFKGTNAGYRGLIPPYIVLTESQGRFSEAGFLGSRYKPFATGGDPAKTPFVVEGVVAQGISDQRQRDRRELLHKLNTLEHALADDPQLAASRQAEEQAYDLILGDAGKVFDLGQETVELRERYGQNTFGQACLVARRLVERGVPYVTINSKGWDTHKQHFQAMRRKLPELDKGMATLLEDLSERGLLESTIVWWSGEFGRTPKVQWEAPWGGGRGHYGKVFSAVVAGGGFKGGRVVGASDAKGEEVKERPVYPCDLIASMYELLGIETDAKLPHPQGLDVRVTPAAAEGVPKGGRLKEIL from the coding sequence ATGGACGCACAGCGCAATCCGGACGGCCTCTGCGGCATGGGCGGCAAACCGATCTCCCGGCGCGAGGCGATGCGTCTCGGCTTCTTCGGCGCGGCCGGCCTCGTGCTGGCCGACCGCGTGGGGCGTTACGCCCGGGCCGCGCCCTTGACGCCGCCGGCCAAGGCCAAGGCCGTCATCCAGATCTGGATGTGGGGCGGCCCACCGCACCTCGACACCTTCGATCCGAAACCGGACGCGGGCAACGACTACTGCGGCCCGTTGAACCATCCGATTCCCACCAACGTGGACGGGATCCAAATCGGCGAACTGCTTCCGCTGCTGGCGAAGCAGGCCGACAAGTATTCCATCATCCGCAGCATGACGCACGGGGTGAACGCCCATGAAACGGCGTCTTACATAGTTCAAACCGGACGAACGCCCGGCGGCCGGGATGTCTATCCGAGCGTCGGCGCCGTGGTCTCGCTGTTCAAGGGCACCAACGCCGGATACCGCGGACTGATTCCGCCCTACATCGTGTTGACCGAGTCGCAGGGCCGCTTTTCCGAAGCAGGGTTTCTGGGGTCGCGCTACAAGCCCTTTGCCACGGGCGGCGACCCGGCGAAGACGCCGTTCGTCGTGGAAGGCGTCGTCGCCCAAGGCATCTCCGACCAGCGGCAGCGGGACCGGCGCGAATTGCTCCACAAACTGAACACGCTGGAGCACGCCCTGGCCGACGATCCGCAGTTGGCCGCCTCCCGGCAGGCTGAAGAACAGGCGTACGATCTGATTCTGGGCGATGCGGGCAAGGTGTTCGATCTGGGGCAGGAGACGGTTGAGTTGAGGGAGCGCTACGGCCAGAACACGTTCGGGCAGGCCTGCTTGGTGGCGCGGCGTCTGGTGGAACGCGGGGTCCCCTACGTCACCATCAACTCCAAGGGCTGGGACACGCATAAGCAGCATTTCCAGGCCATGCGCCGAAAACTCCCGGAACTGGATAAAGGCATGGCGACCCTGCTCGAAGACTTGTCGGAGCGCGGCCTGCTGGAGAGCACCATCGTGTGGTGGAGCGGCGAATTCGGACGAACGCCCAAGGTCCAGTGGGAAGCGCCCTGGGGCGGCGGGCGCGGACATTACGGCAAGGTCTTCTCCGCCGTCGTCGCCGGCGGCGGATTCAAGGGCGGCCGCGTCGTCGGGGCGTCGGATGCCAAGGGCGAAGAGGTGAAGGAGAGGCCCGTGTATCCGTGCGACCTCATCGCCAGCATGTACGAACTGCTCGGCATCGAAACCGATGCGAAGTTGCCTCATCCCCAGGGCCTGGACGTCCGCGTGACGCCCGCCGCCGCGGAGGGCGTGCCCAAGGGCGGACGCCTGAAGGAAATCCTGTAA